The genomic segment AGAGGCCCACGAACGCGAAGGCCGCGCTGTACTGGCCGAAGGCCACGGGGGCCAAGTAGCGGGCGGCCAGGAAATAGAGAAGGAACAACGGCAGAATCGAGGACTCGCCGATAGCGGAGAAGAGCGTGTTGCGCGCGATCCGGCTGGGGCTGGGCCCGGGGGGGGGAGTCAGCTGCCCGGCTCCGGGGGGAGCAACCCGTCCCGCAGGCAGCTGATCCTGAGGCAAGTCATGCGCCAGTAATTTATGGTCCCTCTGTCAGTTACGACTGACCTCGGCTTCTGCCACTGCCCCCAGCTGGCAGACAGACTGGCCACGGCCCTGCGTCCGCGCGTCGTCGAAAGAGAGTGGCCGCTCGCCCGTGGGAGGGTCAAGGCGCCAAGCCGACCCCGCCAGAGGCCCAGACACCCTTCCCGGCCCCGCGCATTATGGCCCGGCATCGCCTTTGCCGTCCATTAGCGCGAGCCCGGACGGACAGCCTGGCTTTCGATCCTGTTGAGGGCTGCCTTCGGGGGCATCGAGATCCGGCGCCCCGCCAGACGCTTCCGCCCGCCCTTCTGATCCCTTCCGCGGGCCTTTAGTTACTAGCTCTGGTAGTAGTTGTGGGCCTGCCGCTATAGTCCCGCTCGTATCGGGCCTCTTGAGGCTGAGAACTCTGCCCCTGGAGACTCCGGCCGGGAGCGAGGTAGCAACCCCAAGGCGTCGACCAACGGAGCAAGTGATGATTCTCGCGCGTCTAGCCATCCGCGTGCTTATCGGCGGTGTTTTCGCCACGGCCGCGGTAGTCTCGGCCCAGAGCCCCGAAGCATCGATTGTCGGCACGGTGAAGGATCCCTCGGCGGCCCGGGTTCCGGGGGCCCACCTCAGCGCCAAGTCTCTCGCGTCGGGTGCCGAACGGGAGACGAACGCCAACGCCCTGGGGGAGTTCCGTTTCGATCTTCTCCCTCCAGGGCGGTATCAGGTCCGGGCGGCGGCGCCCGGCTTCCAGGTCACGCAAATCGAAGTGGCCCTGGCCACGGGTGTCACGCACGCGCTCGAGATCCAGCTCGCCATTTCCGGGCCGAGAGTGGAGGTCGAGGTTCGCCGACCCATCGACACGGCCAGCAGCGTGGTCCAGACCGTGGTGTCCGCGCGCGACACTGCCTCGATACCGCTCGCCGCACGCAGCTTCGCAAACATCGCCTACTTCGCCCCCATGACCCAACCCGTCGAACCTTCCGATCCGACCAAGGCCCGAATCACGGCGGTCTCCTTTGCGGGAAGCTCCGGCCTGAATGTCGACCTCTCCGTGGATGGAGGCGACAACAACGACGACTACATCGGCGGATTCCTGCAGAATTTCTCGCCCGACGCCATCGAGGAGTTTAACGTTCGCACGGCACAATTCGATGCCGACACTTCGCGCACCAATGGTGGCTCCGTGATCATTACCACCCGGCGTGGCAACGACCAGTGGCACGGTAGCGTCGCCGACTACTTCCGCGGCGCGGGGCTGAATGCGCGCAATCCCCTTGATAACCCCGAGCCCAATCCCAAGCAGCCCTTCTCCCGAAACCATCTCGCCGGCTCGATTGGCGGCCCCATTGTCAAGCAGAAGCTCTGGTTCTTCACCGCCTTTGAGTACGTCGATGAGGACGCGAGCATCTCCTACAGCAATCAGAGCCTCGCCCAGTTCCAGGCGCTGGCTCAGCTGGCTTCTATGGGTCTCGTTCCCGGAGTGACCTCCATCAGCATTCCGTCATCGGTGCCGGTTTTATTCCGGGATTCCATCTTTTCCACTCGAGTCGACTGGCGGCAATCGGATCGTTCGGAATGGTTTCTTCGGGGTGCCACCGACCGGTACCACACCGCCAACGATCTGCTCCAGCAGGCCACGCTTCCTTCCACGGGCGCCTACTCTCGTTCGAACTACTGGAACGTTCTCCTCCACAACGACTTCCAGTTCAACCAGAGCTGGCTAGGCGTGCTGACTCTGCAGGCCAACAGCTTCCATCGCTCCTTAGAGCGAAACTCGAACTACGGCTTTGCCCTCGCATTTCCGTTCAGCACGACGCAAAGCACCATCTCCGGCTTCGAGACCTTCGGCGACAACCAGTTCGTCACGCCCATCACCGCCTTCCCTGTGGAACGTGACCAGCGCAAGTACCAGGTCCGGTACGATCTGGCCCGCTCAGGGATCAAGCACTCGGTCAAGGTTGGTGTGAACTTCATCGATGAGCCGGAGCTCTCAGGCCGACTGTCGGACAATCCTGAGACCCTGGTCAGCTTTCCCTTGGATCCGACCGACTACCTCGCCAACCCGACACAGTTTCCGCTGGACTACGCCGCCGGCTCATCGCCACTGGGCGGGTCAAGCGGCATCTTCTCGCAGCATGTCCGCCGTTTTGGCGTGTACGCCCAGGACGCGTGGCGCATGAGCCCTTCCCTCACCCTGAATCTGGGCCTCCGCTATGATACGACCTTCGGGCTCTTCACGGCCTCCGGCCGGGAGCAGGATCAGAACTCCGCCTACATCACCCTCAAGGCCCTGGGCCTCGACCTCGTCTCCGGCATTCCCCACGACTACCGGGGTGCCATCGCTCCCCGCATCGGGCTTGCCTGGGCTCCCGGCGGTAGCGGGAAGACCGTCGTTCGCGCCGGCATCGGCCTTTACTACAACGACCTCGCTCAGAACGGTTGGGTCGCCGCCTTCCAAGCCGTCAACGCCCCGCCCGCGGGCCTGCTCCAACCCGCGGACAAAGGTGCCCTCATCGATCCACGCTACAAGACCCCTTACGCCCTGCAAGCGAGCCTCGGTTTCGAGCACGACCTCGGTAATGACTGGCGGGTCGACTTGCGCTACCAACACCAGCAGGGAGTCCATCAATATCGCCGGTACGAATACGTTTCCGGCAGTACGCTCCCCGACGACGCCCCCAGCATCTCGCTCTTCCGGTCTGACAATCGTTCCCGCTACGATGGGATCTCCTTTGGGATCCAGCATCGCTTCTCCAACCGCTTTGACCTTTCCGCGCACTACACGCTGGCGAGCGCCGCCACCTGGGGAGCGGTGGTGGGGGAACTGTTTGACTATGTCAACGGCGTCAGCGACGTAAGGAACCCTTTCGGGCCCGGCGACCACGGGCCTTCCGGCGAGGACGTTCGGCATCGCGTCGTGGTCACGGGGAGGGTTCAGCTCCCGGGCAAGTTTGAGTTGGCCACGCTGTCCCAGTTCGAGAGCGCGCGTCCTTTCACGCTTGCCACCTCGCTGGACGTCAACAACGATGGGAACCCAGCAAACGACCGCGCGGTGGTGAACGGTGCGCAGACGTCCCTGGATCAATTTCGCGGCACGGCCTTCATCCAGGTGGACCTTCGGGTGAGTCGCCCTATTCGGCTCTCGGATCGTACCGAGCTCCGGCCCTTCCTTGAGCTTTTCAATGTCTTCAATCGGCAGAATCCCGGCAACAACTACGTCGGCCAGGTGGCAGCCCTCTCCGTCCCCCCCAACCAACTGGCCAACGTCACCCAGCACTGCCTTGATCCAGGCTGCACCGCCACCCGTGCTGTGACCCTGAACGATCTCCGCGTGCCGGCGGGAGCGCTCGGCGATTTCTTCGGCCCCGGGACCACAGTGGGGATTCCCTTCACCGCCCAGCTCGGCCTCCGACTGAGCTTCTGACCAGTCGCACGGAGCCAACACCTTGAGGGACGGCAATCCGCAGCCCGTCTTTAGCCTCGTCGCTGTCTTTAGTCTCGACTGGCTTCCCGCGTGCGCGCTTTTGGCAACGGCCTCGTCCGACCGCACAGCTTGTTCGAGGCCGTGCTGATCAGAATCTCGGGGTTGCTGGCTACACCCTCTTGATTGCCCTTACGATTAACACCAGTACGACCGCCCCGATGGTGGCAACGATGATGCTGGCCAGGGTTCCGCCAGCCGCGATCCCAATCATGCGAAAAAGGAATCCGCCAACGAACGCTCCAATCACGCCGAGCACGATGTCACCCAGGACCCCGTACCCGGATCCCTTTGTGATCTTTCCCGCCAACCAACCCGCAACCAAGCCAACCAACAAGAACCACACTAGATGCACGGGTTACCTCCCTTCGTGATAGGACTGGCCCTTGACTCCTCTACGAGAACGAGGTGACGGAACGTCTCAATCGCCTTTCTCCTTGCGGAGCAAGGCATCCAGCCCGCGGCTGATTTTGAGGCAGCGCTCCAAGGGATCGGACTCCAGCAGCTTTTGGCGGGCCGAGGCGGTGATCGGCAAGTGCTGACAAGCGAGGTTGACCCAAGACATGGGCTCCTTGGACCGACGCTGCTGGTCTAGGAATGAGCGGAGGTCGGCATGGGTGTGAAGATAGCGGGCCAGGGCCTCCACCGCGGGTCCCCATTCGTCTCCGGGATCCTCTTCGTCGAGGGGCTGGACCTCCGCGATGAGGACGTCCACTCCGATCAGGCTCACCACCTTGCCCCGGCGGAGCCCATCCAACTCCACGCGGCGGCCCCCGTCCGTGAGCGGCAGGTCCTCCATGAGAAAGGCCACCGTGCCCACCGACTGGAGGTCGCGGGGGTTGGGACTGGCCGCGGTCGTGTCGCGCTGAGCCATCGCGAGCAGGCACTTGCCGCCCCGGGTGGCCATCTCCACCGCGGCCAAGGCCCCCGGGCGCGACACGACCAGCCCCAATGATGATTCCGGGAATAGGCAGACCTCCCGGAGGGGGAGAACGGGCAGAAGGAGGTTGCCCGGCGTCGCCCCCGGTATCGAGCGGGTCAGGCTGACCTCCTTGTTCCGCGGCGCGTCCCAGAAGCCCAGGGGGGACGCCCGCCTGTGCGGCGCATGTTACTACGGGGTCCCGCTGAGGCGCCGGGACAACTTTCGATAAAGAATAGACGAGAGGCTGAGGCGATCCCGGCCGGGGAGCAGTTCGAGGTAGTCCTCCCCGATGCGGGCTACCGTCTCGGGGTCGCCCCCCACCCGCGTGATCGGGACACCGGGGACCTTCCCCGAGAAAGCCGTGCGGTAGCCCAGCTCCCGGACGAGGCGCCGGGCGCTGGGACCGGAGGCGTGCCAAGGGTAAGCGAGGTGGACCACGGGCTTGCCCGTCCGCGCCTCGATGAGCCGCTTCGATTCCGCCAGCTCGGTGCGGATGGCCGCTTCTCGCTGGGCCGGGGACTCCAAGCGGCCACGAATGCGGCTCCGGCTGGTCAGCCGCCTCAGTATCGTCTCCCAGTCCTTGCGCGCGAAAAAGCCCTCGCCCCCTTGCTGGGTGACGGCCTCCACGCAGGCGGTGCGGATGTACGGCTCCTCGTGGAAGCGGAGCGACTCCGACAGCCGGGGTGCGGAACGGAGGAGGGGCGTGCCCAGGGGAATCTCCTCCCCCATGAGGTCGCGTCCCGCCTCGCCGATCAGGGGCAGATCCATGGCCGCGTAGCCCCGGCGGCTCTGGGGCGTGGCGAAGCCAGCCACTTGGGGGCTAACGTGGATGCGGGCATGGAGAAGGCTGTGGCTTTGGAAGTCCAGATAGCCCGCGCGGGACAGAGCCTCGACTTCCTCCCAGGAGAGGAAGGCGGCTTCCCCCTGCTCGCGCCCCAGCACGGCCTCCGGCCGCACGCGTCCAGCCTCGACCTCCTCCCAGGTGGGGGGCAGGGGACCCGGACGCTCGCGCATGCGTCCGGGAACCAGAAACACGACCCCCCGCATGGCGTACCGCCGCAGCAAGGGCGCCCCCACGCCCCAGACGCTGCTGCGCCCGTCATCGAAGGTGAGGAGAACGGCCCGTTCGGGTACCGGCCCCGCACCCATGAGAGCCCGGAAGTACTCGTCCGCGGAAAGGGTAGAGTAGCCGTTCTCAGCTAGATAGCGGAGCTTGCGCCCGAAGGACTCCGGCTCGAGGCTGTGGAAGACGAAGACGGGGATGTCGCCCCGGGCGAGTGGCCCCCCCGTCACAAAGTCCGGGTAGCGGCCCAGGAGGAGGTCCCGCGGTACCTCCCAGGCCGGGCCGGCGTCGTGGGCAAGCTTACGAAAGGACTTCATCGGGGGCTCCGCGCGTCGGAGAGCACCTCATCATAGAGCGCTTCCATCTGGAGCACGCAGGAGCGCACGTCGTAGCGGCCGGAGGCCCCGTGCGCGCCCTGGGCGAGAGAGTGCCTCAGTCCCTCGTCGTCGAGCACCCGCAGGAGGGCGGCGGCCAGGGCGGGGGCACTCTGAGCGGGTACGAGCAGGCCTGTCCGGCCATCCTCCAGCACTTCGCGGCAGCCGTCTACGGCCGTGGAGACGATGGCCTTACCCGCTGCCATGGCCTCGAAGAGGGTGAGCGGGGTTCCCTCATAGAGGGAGGAGATGCAGAGCACGTCGATGGCCCCCAGCACCCTGGGGATGTCGGTGCGGTGCCCCGCGAAGACCACTCGGTCGGCGATGCGGAGCTCCTGAGCCTGGGCGCGCAGCGGAACCGCCAGGTCGCCGTCACCCACGATCAAGAACCGGGTCTCCGGGCGAGCGGCCAGAACAGAGGCGGCGGCCTCGATCAAGAAGCGATGCCCCTTCTGGGCGTTGAGGCGCCCGATGGCTCCGACCACCAGTGCCTGCGCGGGCAAGCCCAGCTCCTGCCTGGCCTCGAGCGCCTGGGCGCGGGGCACCGGCCCAAACTCGTCGAGGGGGGCCCCGTTCCAGATGAGCCGGACCCTATCCGCGGGCACGTGGCGCTGCTGCACCAAAAAGTCGCGGGTGCTGCCGCTCACCGCGATGGCCCGGTCGACGAGGGGGGCGAGGAGCCGGTCGGCCCATCCCTGGTAGACCGGCATGCGCGGATCCGCGAAGTGCTCGTGCAGCACAAGGGCGGCTCCCACCCGACGTGCGGCCAGGCGGCCAAAATCGGCCGCCGCATACCCGTGCACGTGGAGGACACGCGCCTGGCGTGCGCGGGCGAGAGTCACGAGATCCAACAGCAGGCGGGGATCGAAGCGCCCGCGTCCGAGGTGGGAGACGGGGATGCCCTGCGCGGCGAGGAGGCGGGAGGCGGGTTCCGATTCCTTCAGCCCGCACAGCGAGACCTCGAAGCGGGAGGGGTCGTAGCGGGGGAACCACCAGGAAAAGAGACGGGAGACGCCGTGGATGCTGGAGCCAGCGACCCCAAACTTGTCGCAGACGTGAAGCACGGAGACGGGCATGTCAGGGCACGGGCTCGGACTCGAGGCCGGGGCCCCGCGACATCCAGACGAAGGCCCCCGAGAGAGAGAGCAGAACCACGAGGCCCGCGCCGACAAGGCTGAAGGCGAGGGCGCCATCGCGGGCGAGGCCGATCTGGCCGAAGTAGACGATGAAGACACTCTCCCGGATGCCCCACCCGTTGAAGGAGACGGGAACGGTTTGGAGCAGCGTGCAGAGCGGAACCATGAGGAAACAAGCGCCGAGGGGGAGCGGAATGCGGAGGGCATGCGCCACCGCATAGTAGTAGCAGACGACCAGCGCCTGCAGAGCCACGCTCGCCAGGAAGGCGAACCCCACCGCGGGCAGACGCGCGCGGTACACGTGGACCGCGGCTTGGACGATCTCGAACTGTTCCCGGGCCCAGCCGAACGAGGCGAGGCGGGTCGCGGACATGAGCCGCCGCGCCGTGCCCGGCCGGAAGAACACGTAGGCCAGACCGCTGAAAACACCGCCCATGAGGACGAGCATGGAGCGGGCGCCGGCGAGCTGGCGGACGGAGGGGCCCCCGAGCACGAAGGCCACCAGGGCCAGGACGTAGAGGGCACCCAGCCCCAAGATGCGATCGATCGCCACCACCGCGAGGGAGGTCGTGGTGGAGCCCGTGAGCTGGGAGCTGTCGCGAACGCGGATGACGTCCCCCCCTATGTTGCTGGGCAGGAAGTTGTTGAAGAAGGTGGCCACCAGGTAGGAAGCGGATAGCCGCCGCACGGAGGCGGGGAAGCCTTGGGCCTGCAAGAGGACCCACCAGCGCCAGGTGCAGAGGGCGAGCATGGCGCTGTAAAACCCCACCGCGGCCGCGATCAGGATCAGATCCCCCCCGCGAACCCGCCGTTCGAGCGCGACCAGATCGGTGGTGGAGAGGAGGTAGGCCAGAAGGGCGAGGCTAACGCCAATCTTGGCCGCGAGCAGGGCGGTGCGCTTCATGACTCTGGGCGGATCGCGGCACCTGTCGCCAAAGCCGCATGCTACAGTAGCTTCCGCGCGAGGGTCAAACCTCAGGAGGCGCGGGAAGTCTTGGGCACGACGCCGGACGAGGGGCGGCCGCCGATCGCGATCCAGGAGGCGGTGGGCGCGGGGGGCAAGTCCGCCCTCGCCAAGTACCAGGATCTGGTGGTGGGGAGCCGGAGCCCCGGCCGCCTCGTTCTCCACGAGCTGGTGGTGACGCTGACCTCCTGGGTGCCGGGCGCGCTGGGGCTCGTGCTCCGGCGGGTGGCCTACCGCCTGCTATTGGGCGGGATGGGCCGCAACGTCACCTTCGGCTACGGAACCGTCTTGCGGCACCCCGCTAAGATTCGGCTCGGGAACAACGTGACCATAGACGACCTCGTGGTCCTGGACGCCAAGGGCAGCGGCAACCGGGGGATCATCGTCGGGGACGGCGTGTTTCTGGGTCGGGGGACGATCCTCTCCTGCAAAGACGGCGACATCGTCCTTGGCGATCACGTGAACATCGGGTTCTATTCCGAAATCTTCTCCGGCTCGCGGGTAGTCGTCGGCCGATACGGCCTGTTCGCCGCCTATACTTATCTAGTCGGGGGAGGACACGAGTACGAGCGGACGGACCGCGCGGTCCTGGAGCAGCCCCGCTCCTCCCGGGGCATCGACCTGGGGGAGAACGTCTGGTTGGGAGCGGGGGCCAAGGTCCTGGACGGCGTGCGCATCGGCAACAACGTGGTCGTGGGGGCGGGGGCGGTCGTCACCGAAGACTTGCCGGACGGGGTGGTGGCAGCGGGCATTCCCGCCCGCGTGATACGGCCGCGGGAAGACGGGAAGGGGGCCCGCCTTTGACGGGTCTCTGGCCGCCCCCTAGAATCAAGAGCTTCGAGGGAGTTAGGGCATGAAGAAGGTCCTGGAGGAAAAACCCGCGGAGTCCCCCCCCGGTCCTCACGAGGTCCCATTCACCACCATTTCCGGCCGTCCCATCGAGCCGCTCTACGGGCCAGACCGCCTGAGCGACTTCGACTACGCCCGAGATCTCGGCGACCCCGGCCAATTCCCGTTCACGCGCGGCGTTCACGCGACGATGTACCGAGGAAAGCCGTGGACGATGAGGCAGTTCGCCGGCTTCGGCACCCCGGGGGAGACCAACGCCCGCTTTAAGTACCTGCTGGAGAACGGCGGCCACGGTCTGTCAGTCGCCTTCGACCTGCCTACCCTCATGGGGCGGGACCCGGATCATCCCCTCTCTCTGGGCGAGGTCGGCAAATGCGGGGTGGCTGTGACGTCGCTCGCAGACATGGAGACCCTTTTCGACGGCATCCCCCTCGATCAGGTGAGCACCTCCATGACCATCAACTCCCCCGCGGCCATGCTCCTTGCCTTCTACATCGCGGTGGGGGAGAAGCAGGGCGTGCCCCAGGAGCGGCTCTCGGGGACGGTCCAGGCCGATATCCTCAAAGAGTTCATCGCCCAGAAGGAGTACATCTTTCCGCCCCGGCCCAGCATGCGGATCATCGTGGACATGATCCGTTACTGCACGGAGCACATGCCGAAATGGAACACCATCTCCATCTCCGGCTACCACATCCGCGAGGCTGGCTCCACCGCCGCCCAGGAGCTGGCCTTCACGCTGCGGGACGGGATCGAGTACGTGCAGTGGTGCGTGGAGGCGGGGATGGATGTGGACTCCTTTGCGCCCCGGCTCTCCTTCTTCTTCAACTCCCACAGTGATTTCTTCGAGGAGATCGCCAAGTTTCGCGCCGCCCGGCGGATCTGGGCCCGCGTGATGAGGGAGCGCTTCGGGGCCAAGAACCCGCGCTCCTGGATGTGCCGCTTCCACGCCCAGACGGCGGGGGTCAGCCTGACCGCTCAGCAGCCCTACAACAACGTGGTCCGCACGGCTCTCCAGGCCTTGGCCGCGGTCCTGGGGGGGACGCAGTCCCTGCACACCAACTCCCTCGACGAGGCCCTGGCCCTCCCCACCCAAGAAGCGGCCACCATCGCCCTGCGCACGCAGCAGATCATCGCGCACGAGTCGGGGGTGGTGAACACCGCGGACCCCCTGGCCGGCTCCTATTTCGTGGAGAAGCTGACGAGCGATCTCGAGGCCGAGGCCCTCGAGTATTTCCGCAAGATCGACGCCTTGGGGGGCATGGTGGCGGCGGTCGAGCGCGGCTTCCCCCAACGGGAGATCCAGGAAGCGGCCTTCCAGTTCCAGAAGGCGGTGGAGCGCAAGGAAAAGATCATTGTCGGCGTGAACGAGTACGCGATGGAGGAGAAGCCCTTCCCGATCCTCTACATCGACGAACGAGCCTCGGAAGAGCAGATCGGCCGCCTCCAGACTCTCCGCGCCACCCGGGACAACGAGCGCGTGCGGCAGGGACTGGCCCGCCTCCAGCAGGCGGCGCGGGGCCGGGACAACCTGATGTATCCCATCCTGGACGCGGCCCGAGCCTACGCCACCTTAGGGGAGATGTGCGACGCTCTCCGCGAGGTCTGGGGCGAGTACGAAGAGCCCCCTGTCTTCTGATGGTCGCGATGCCTGAGAAAAAGTCGCCGCCCGGGGGTTTGGCTTCTCGCAAGATCAGGGTCCTCATCGCCAAGCCCGGCCTGGACGGCCATGACCGTGGGGCCAAGGTGGTGGCCCGCGCCCTCCGCGATGCAGGGATGGAGGTCATCTACACCGGCCTGCGCCAGAGCCCGGAGCAAATCGTGGCCGCGGCTGCGCAGGAGGACGTGGATGCGGTCGGCCTCTCCATCCTGTCCGGTGCCCATCTCCAGATCTGCAAGCGCGTTCTGGAACTCCTCCGGGCCAAGGGGAGCGGGGGGGTCCGGGTGTTCCTGGGCGGGATCATCCCCGCCCAGGACATCCCCCTCCTGAAGAAGATGGGCGTGGCGGAGGTGTTCCTTCCCGGCTCCTCGACCCAAGACGTCATCCGGCTGATCGAGTCCTCCCTTCCCGTCCGCTGACCGGGGCGCAAGCCCCGATAGATCCTTGACATACAGGCAGGAGCGGTCTATCTTGGTGCGACGGTCCGGCGCCG from the Vicinamibacteria bacterium genome contains:
- a CDS encoding LON peptidase substrate-binding domain-containing protein, translated to MGFWDAPRNKEVSLTRSIPGATPGNLLLPVLPLREVCLFPESSLGLVVSRPGALAAVEMATRGGKCLLAMAQRDTTAASPNPRDLQSVGTVAFLMEDLPLTDGGRRVELDGLRRGKVVSLIGVDVLIAEVQPLDEEDPGDEWGPAVEALARYLHTHADLRSFLDQQRRSKEPMSWVNLACQHLPITASARQKLLESDPLERCLKISRGLDALLRKEKGD
- a CDS encoding DapH/DapD/GlmU-related protein — translated: MGTTPDEGRPPIAIQEAVGAGGKSALAKYQDLVVGSRSPGRLVLHELVVTLTSWVPGALGLVLRRVAYRLLLGGMGRNVTFGYGTVLRHPAKIRLGNNVTIDDLVVLDAKGSGNRGIIVGDGVFLGRGTILSCKDGDIVLGDHVNIGFYSEIFSGSRVVVGRYGLFAAYTYLVGGGHEYERTDRAVLEQPRSSRGIDLGENVWLGAGAKVLDGVRIGNNVVVGAGAVVTEDLPDGVVAAGIPARVIRPREDGKGARL
- a CDS encoding methylmalonyl-CoA mutase family protein; this translates as MKKVLEEKPAESPPGPHEVPFTTISGRPIEPLYGPDRLSDFDYARDLGDPGQFPFTRGVHATMYRGKPWTMRQFAGFGTPGETNARFKYLLENGGHGLSVAFDLPTLMGRDPDHPLSLGEVGKCGVAVTSLADMETLFDGIPLDQVSTSMTINSPAAMLLAFYIAVGEKQGVPQERLSGTVQADILKEFIAQKEYIFPPRPSMRIIVDMIRYCTEHMPKWNTISISGYHIREAGSTAAQELAFTLRDGIEYVQWCVEAGMDVDSFAPRLSFFFNSHSDFFEEIAKFRAARRIWARVMRERFGAKNPRSWMCRFHAQTAGVSLTAQQPYNNVVRTALQALAAVLGGTQSLHTNSLDEALALPTQEAATIALRTQQIIAHESGVVNTADPLAGSYFVEKLTSDLEAEALEYFRKIDALGGMVAAVERGFPQREIQEAAFQFQKAVERKEKIIVGVNEYAMEEKPFPILYIDERASEEQIGRLQTLRATRDNERVRQGLARLQQAARGRDNLMYPILDAARAYATLGEMCDALREVWGEYEEPPVF
- a CDS encoding GlsB/YeaQ/YmgE family stress response membrane protein; the protein is MHLVWFLLVGLVAGWLAGKITKGSGYGVLGDIVLGVIGAFVGGFLFRMIGIAAGGTLASIIVATIGAVVLVLIVRAIKRV
- a CDS encoding cobalamin B12-binding domain-containing protein gives rise to the protein MPEKKSPPGGLASRKIRVLIAKPGLDGHDRGAKVVARALRDAGMEVIYTGLRQSPEQIVAAAAQEDVDAVGLSILSGAHLQICKRVLELLRAKGSGGVRVFLGGIIPAQDIPLLKKMGVAEVFLPGSSTQDVIRLIESSLPVR
- a CDS encoding glycosyltransferase produces the protein MPVSVLHVCDKFGVAGSSIHGVSRLFSWWFPRYDPSRFEVSLCGLKESEPASRLLAAQGIPVSHLGRGRFDPRLLLDLVTLARARQARVLHVHGYAAADFGRLAARRVGAALVLHEHFADPRMPVYQGWADRLLAPLVDRAIAVSGSTRDFLVQQRHVPADRVRLIWNGAPLDEFGPVPRAQALEARQELGLPAQALVVGAIGRLNAQKGHRFLIEAAASVLAARPETRFLIVGDGDLAVPLRAQAQELRIADRVVFAGHRTDIPRVLGAIDVLCISSLYEGTPLTLFEAMAAGKAIVSTAVDGCREVLEDGRTGLLVPAQSAPALAAALLRVLDDEGLRHSLAQGAHGASGRYDVRSCVLQMEALYDEVLSDARSPR
- a CDS encoding lysylphosphatidylglycerol synthase transmembrane domain-containing protein, with the protein product MKRTALLAAKIGVSLALLAYLLSTTDLVALERRVRGGDLILIAAAVGFYSAMLALCTWRWWVLLQAQGFPASVRRLSASYLVATFFNNFLPSNIGGDVIRVRDSSQLTGSTTTSLAVVAIDRILGLGALYVLALVAFVLGGPSVRQLAGARSMLVLMGGVFSGLAYVFFRPGTARRLMSATRLASFGWAREQFEIVQAAVHVYRARLPAVGFAFLASVALQALVVCYYYAVAHALRIPLPLGACFLMVPLCTLLQTVPVSFNGWGIRESVFIVYFGQIGLARDGALAFSLVGAGLVVLLSLSGAFVWMSRGPGLESEPVP
- a CDS encoding polysaccharide deacetylase family protein, coding for MKSFRKLAHDAGPAWEVPRDLLLGRYPDFVTGGPLARGDIPVFVFHSLEPESFGRKLRYLAENGYSTLSADEYFRALMGAGPVPERAVLLTFDDGRSSVWGVGAPLLRRYAMRGVVFLVPGRMRERPGPLPPTWEEVEAGRVRPEAVLGREQGEAAFLSWEEVEALSRAGYLDFQSHSLLHARIHVSPQVAGFATPQSRRGYAAMDLPLIGEAGRDLMGEEIPLGTPLLRSAPRLSESLRFHEEPYIRTACVEAVTQQGGEGFFARKDWETILRRLTSRSRIRGRLESPAQREAAIRTELAESKRLIEARTGKPVVHLAYPWHASGPSARRLVRELGYRTAFSGKVPGVPITRVGGDPETVARIGEDYLELLPGRDRLSLSSILYRKLSRRLSGTP
- a CDS encoding TonB-dependent receptor, with translation MILARLAIRVLIGGVFATAAVVSAQSPEASIVGTVKDPSAARVPGAHLSAKSLASGAERETNANALGEFRFDLLPPGRYQVRAAAPGFQVTQIEVALATGVTHALEIQLAISGPRVEVEVRRPIDTASSVVQTVVSARDTASIPLAARSFANIAYFAPMTQPVEPSDPTKARITAVSFAGSSGLNVDLSVDGGDNNDDYIGGFLQNFSPDAIEEFNVRTAQFDADTSRTNGGSVIITTRRGNDQWHGSVADYFRGAGLNARNPLDNPEPNPKQPFSRNHLAGSIGGPIVKQKLWFFTAFEYVDEDASISYSNQSLAQFQALAQLASMGLVPGVTSISIPSSVPVLFRDSIFSTRVDWRQSDRSEWFLRGATDRYHTANDLLQQATLPSTGAYSRSNYWNVLLHNDFQFNQSWLGVLTLQANSFHRSLERNSNYGFALAFPFSTTQSTISGFETFGDNQFVTPITAFPVERDQRKYQVRYDLARSGIKHSVKVGVNFIDEPELSGRLSDNPETLVSFPLDPTDYLANPTQFPLDYAAGSSPLGGSSGIFSQHVRRFGVYAQDAWRMSPSLTLNLGLRYDTTFGLFTASGREQDQNSAYITLKALGLDLVSGIPHDYRGAIAPRIGLAWAPGGSGKTVVRAGIGLYYNDLAQNGWVAAFQAVNAPPAGLLQPADKGALIDPRYKTPYALQASLGFEHDLGNDWRVDLRYQHQQGVHQYRRYEYVSGSTLPDDAPSISLFRSDNRSRYDGISFGIQHRFSNRFDLSAHYTLASAATWGAVVGELFDYVNGVSDVRNPFGPGDHGPSGEDVRHRVVVTGRVQLPGKFELATLSQFESARPFTLATSLDVNNDGNPANDRAVVNGAQTSLDQFRGTAFIQVDLRVSRPIRLSDRTELRPFLELFNVFNRQNPGNNYVGQVAALSVPPNQLANVTQHCLDPGCTATRAVTLNDLRVPAGALGDFFGPGTTVGIPFTAQLGLRLSF